The Streptomyces collinus DNA segment CCCTTGGCCTTCGGGGACAGCTCCGGGTTCCGGGACAGCGGCAGGACCGCGACCTTCACCGGGGCGAGGCGCTGGTCGAGGCGCAGCACCGTGCGCTTCTCCATCTTGCCCTTGGCGTTGGGCGCCTCGTCCTCGACGTAGGCGTCCAGCAGGAACGCCAGCATCGCGCGGCCGACACCGGCCGCGGGCTCGATGACGTACGGCGTCCAGCGCTCGCCGGCCTCCTGGTCGAAGTAGGTGAGGTCCTGGCCGGAGGCCTTGGAGTGGGCGCCGAGGTCGTAGTCGGTGCGGTTGGCCACGCCCTCCAGCTCACCCCACTCGCTGCCGCCGAACTGGAAGCGGTACTCGATGTCGGCGGTGCGCTTGGAGTAGTGGGAGAGCTTCTCCTTCGGGTGCTCGTACCACCGCATGTTCTCCTCGCGCAGGCCGAGACCGGTGTACCAGTTCCAGCGCTGCTCCATCCAGTACTCCTGCCACGTCTCGTCCTCGCCCGGCTTGACGAAGAACTCCATCTCCATCTGCTCGAACTCGCGCGTGCGGAAGATGAAGTTGCCGGGCGTGATCTCGTTGCGGAAGGACTTGCCCATCTGGGCGATGCCGAACGGCGGCTTGCGGCGCGAGGTGGTCTGCACCTGGGAGAAGTTGGTGAAGATGCCCTGGGCGGTCTCGGGGCGCAGGTAGGCGACGGAGCCGGAGTCCTGCGTGGGGCCGAGGTGGGTGGACAGCAGGCCCGAGAACTGCTTGGGCTCGGTGAACTGGCCCTTGTTGCCGCAGTTGGGGCAGTTGACGTCGAGGAGGCCGTTCTCCGGGGCGCGGCCCTTCTTCTCCTCGTAGGCCTCCTCCAGGTGGTCCGCGCGGAACCGCTTGTGGCAGGAGGTGCACTCGGTCAGCGGGTCCGTGAAGGTGGCGACGTGACCGGAGGCGACCCAGACCTCGGGGGCCAGGATCACGGACGAGTCGATGCCCACGACGTCCTCGCGCGACGTCACCATGTAGCGCCACCACTGGCGCTTGAGGTTCTCCTTGAGCTCGACACCCAGGGGGCCGTAGTCCCAAGCGGCGCGCTGACCGCCGTAGATCTCACTACACGGGAATACGAAGCCACGGCGCTTGCTCAGGCTGACGATGGTGTCGATCTTGTCGGCGGCCACGGTGCTCTCTTCATTACGACGACGAATACTGATGGGTGCGGCGCGGAAGCGCCTCGATGAGGGGTGGTGGTCGGGAGACGGGCGGGCGGAGCGAGTTGCTTCCAGCGAATGCTTCAGGTTACCGGCGGGGGCGCCCCCTCAATCAAATCGCTCCCCCTTCGACTGCCGCCAGGCGCCCTCCGGATCTCGCTGCTCGGACCGTTTATTGACAACGGTTTCCATATTTGCTGAAAATGAGTGTCATGAACGTACGACGACGCCTCATACCCGCCGCCCTGGCCTCCGCTCTCGGCCTCGGCGCCCTGACCGCCTGCTCCAGCGACAGCGCGGCCTCGGGCAACACGGACAAGTTCGACGTCGTCGCGTCGTTCTACCCGATGGCGTTCCTCGCCGAGCAGATCGGCGGCGGCCACGCGAACGTCACCAGCCTGACCGAGCCCGGCCAGGAGCCGCACGACCTGGAGATCAGCACCCAGCAGCGCGCGCAGCTGGAGGAGGCCGACGCGGCGCTCTACCTCAAGGGCCTCCAGCCCGCCGTCGACGAGGCCGTCGGCCAGACGGGCATCAAGACCAAGATCGACGCGGCCTCGCTGACCCACCTGGAGGACCACGGCACCGGCGGCCACGCCCACGAGGGTGAGGAGGGCCACGCCGAGGAGGAAGGCCACGCCGAGGAGGAGGAGCACGCCCGCGACCCGCACGTCTGGCTCGACCCGGTGAAGTACGCCGAGATCGCCCAGGGCGTCGGCAAGGCCTTCGAGAAGGCCGACCCCGACCACGCGGCCGACTACAAGAAGAACACCGAGGCCCTGGTCAAGAAGCTGAACGGGCTGAACGGCGACTTCGAGAACGGCCTGAAGAACACCAAGTCCAAGGTCTTCTTCACCAACCACGCCGCCTTCGGGTACCTCGCCGAGCGCTACGGTCTCACCCAGGAGGCCATCTCCGGCATCGACCCCGAGAGCGAGCCCAGCGGCGCCCGCGTCCGGGAACTCCAGCAGGAGGCGAAGGCGGACGGCGTCACCACCGTCTTCTACGAGACACTGGTCTCCGACAAGACCGCGAAGACCCTCGCCCGCGACGCGAACCTGAAGACGGACGTCCTCGATCCCCTGGAGGGCATCACGGACAAGTCCCGCGGCGACGACTACTTCCAGGTCATGGAATCCAACCTCAAGGCCCTTCAGGCGGCCCTGGGAGCCAAGTGATCGACCCATCGGAGGACGGCATGACCGAGCCCGTCGTATCCCTGCGCGGGGTCCGCGCGGACCTC contains these protein-coding regions:
- a CDS encoding metal ABC transporter solute-binding protein, Zn/Mn family, which produces MNVRRRLIPAALASALGLGALTACSSDSAASGNTDKFDVVASFYPMAFLAEQIGGGHANVTSLTEPGQEPHDLEISTQQRAQLEEADAALYLKGLQPAVDEAVGQTGIKTKIDAASLTHLEDHGTGGHAHEGEEGHAEEEGHAEEEEHARDPHVWLDPVKYAEIAQGVGKAFEKADPDHAADYKKNTEALVKKLNGLNGDFENGLKNTKSKVFFTNHAAFGYLAERYGLTQEAISGIDPESEPSGARVRELQQEAKADGVTTVFYETLVSDKTAKTLARDANLKTDVLDPLEGITDKSRGDDYFQVMESNLKALQAALGAK
- a CDS encoding glycine--tRNA ligase; this encodes MAADKIDTIVSLSKRRGFVFPCSEIYGGQRAAWDYGPLGVELKENLKRQWWRYMVTSREDVVGIDSSVILAPEVWVASGHVATFTDPLTECTSCHKRFRADHLEEAYEEKKGRAPENGLLDVNCPNCGNKGQFTEPKQFSGLLSTHLGPTQDSGSVAYLRPETAQGIFTNFSQVQTTSRRKPPFGIAQMGKSFRNEITPGNFIFRTREFEQMEMEFFVKPGEDETWQEYWMEQRWNWYTGLGLREENMRWYEHPKEKLSHYSKRTADIEYRFQFGGSEWGELEGVANRTDYDLGAHSKASGQDLTYFDQEAGERWTPYVIEPAAGVGRAMLAFLLDAYVEDEAPNAKGKMEKRTVLRLDQRLAPVKVAVLPLSRNPELSPKAKGLAQALRQNWNIEFDDAGAIGRRYRRQDEIGTPFCVTVDFDTLEDNAVTVRERDSMKQERVSLDQIEGYLAARLIGC